From the Leucobacter tenebrionis genome, one window contains:
- a CDS encoding amidohydrolase, translated as MTETVLRADAMLTPGGVVVDAELAFDADGRITYAGSARPESIANLDGAHPGAPRFESVSGVHETGVPAHSGRVTHDLTGHVLMPGLVNGHTHSAMTLLRGVSDDEGFMPWLAAVQALEQHLTHEDVEVGLQLAMVEMIETGTIAFADMYHWDEPLIELVRSAGMRAMVALASFAPEAVGFPGVSSWNGAEATEQTEALAERYAGDAQIRIAYGPHAPYTCPPDFLRDIAARAIERGIPIHTHISESAAEVAQITEQYGATPAAHLDALGFFEADVLAAHCVHLTESEIELFAATGTAVSHNPVSNLKLGNGIAALPAWQRAGLRISLGTDSVASNNTLDLFEEIKTGTILHRGAHQDASIVRAADMLEIATRRGAEAIGFPDSGALEVGRLADVIALDVAGSSATPLDLAAEPGALVSHLGFGATGADVRHVFVGGRHIYADGEHLTLDAPAIRARAAQARARLRAAAGGAGAGAA; from the coding sequence ATGACCGAGACCGTACTGAGAGCCGACGCGATGCTCACCCCGGGCGGGGTGGTGGTCGACGCCGAGCTCGCATTCGATGCCGACGGGCGCATCACCTACGCGGGATCCGCGAGGCCCGAGAGCATCGCCAATCTCGACGGCGCGCATCCGGGCGCTCCGAGGTTCGAGAGCGTCTCGGGCGTCCATGAGACGGGTGTGCCCGCCCACTCCGGCCGCGTCACGCACGACCTCACGGGGCACGTCCTCATGCCGGGCCTGGTGAACGGTCACACCCACTCCGCGATGACGCTGCTGCGCGGCGTCTCCGACGACGAGGGCTTCATGCCGTGGCTCGCCGCCGTGCAGGCGCTCGAGCAGCACCTCACCCATGAGGACGTGGAGGTCGGGCTGCAACTCGCGATGGTCGAGATGATCGAGACGGGAACGATCGCCTTCGCCGACATGTACCACTGGGACGAGCCGCTCATCGAGCTGGTGCGCTCCGCGGGCATGCGCGCGATGGTCGCGCTGGCGTCGTTCGCACCTGAAGCGGTCGGCTTCCCGGGTGTCTCGTCCTGGAACGGCGCCGAGGCGACGGAGCAGACGGAGGCGCTCGCGGAGCGATACGCGGGCGATGCGCAGATCCGGATCGCCTACGGCCCGCACGCCCCCTACACCTGCCCGCCCGACTTCCTGCGCGACATCGCCGCGCGGGCGATCGAGCGGGGGATCCCGATCCACACCCACATCTCGGAGTCCGCCGCGGAGGTCGCGCAGATCACCGAGCAGTACGGTGCGACCCCCGCTGCCCATCTCGATGCGCTCGGCTTCTTCGAAGCCGACGTGCTCGCGGCGCACTGCGTGCACCTCACCGAGAGCGAGATCGAGCTGTTCGCCGCCACCGGCACGGCCGTGAGCCACAACCCCGTTTCGAACCTCAAGCTCGGCAACGGCATCGCGGCGCTGCCGGCCTGGCAGCGGGCCGGGCTGCGCATATCGCTGGGCACCGACTCGGTCGCCAGCAACAACACCCTCGACCTGTTCGAGGAGATCAAGACCGGCACCATCCTGCATCGCGGCGCCCACCAGGACGCGTCGATCGTGCGGGCCGCCGACATGCTCGAGATCGCCACGCGCCGCGGGGCCGAGGCGATCGGCTTCCCCGACTCCGGTGCTCTGGAGGTCGGGCGGCTCGCCGACGTGATCGCGCTCGACGTAGCGGGATCCTCAGCCACTCCGCTCGATCTCGCGGCTGAGCCGGGCGCGCTCGTCTCTCACCTCGGTTTCGGTGCGACGGGCGCCGACGTGCGGCACGTCTTCGTGGGCGGGCGGCACATCTACGCCGACGGCGAGCACCTGACGCTCGACGCCCCCGCGATCCGTGCTCGCGCAGCCCAGGCGCGAGCCCGCTTGCGGGCCGCAGCTGGGGGAGCGGGCGCGGGAGCCGCCTGA
- a CDS encoding nucleoside phosphorylase, translating to MPVRLPADAELPLLRARVSDLADRALVVGDPARAARVAERLDDVRQLSANREYHVYAGTHRGVPVTVASHGVGAAGAAVCFEELARGGVTRIIRSGTAGGMQPNVVDGAIVVATGAVRADGVSHQLVPTEFPALATPELTIALKRAATETGLDVHSGIVLTGDMFYPSDVIPGIDHRMWQRAGIVAVEMEAAALFVIASLHGIETGAVFAIDGNPLAAQDESMDGYDPYREVVTRAVDGALETALDVLVA from the coding sequence ATGCCCGTACGACTTCCCGCCGACGCCGAACTCCCGCTCCTGCGCGCTCGCGTCTCCGATCTCGCGGACCGCGCCCTGGTGGTCGGTGATCCCGCCCGTGCGGCCCGCGTGGCCGAGCGCCTCGATGACGTGCGGCAGCTCTCGGCGAACCGCGAGTACCACGTGTATGCCGGCACGCACCGGGGCGTTCCGGTCACGGTCGCCTCGCACGGCGTGGGCGCGGCCGGTGCAGCGGTCTGCTTCGAGGAGCTGGCCCGCGGCGGAGTGACACGGATCATCCGCTCGGGCACCGCGGGAGGGATGCAGCCGAACGTGGTCGACGGCGCGATCGTCGTCGCGACGGGCGCGGTGCGAGCCGACGGGGTGAGCCACCAGCTGGTGCCCACCGAGTTTCCCGCCCTCGCCACACCCGAGCTCACGATCGCGCTGAAGCGCGCCGCGACCGAGACCGGCCTCGACGTGCACAGCGGCATCGTGCTCACGGGCGACATGTTCTATCCGAGCGACGTGATCCCGGGCATCGACCACCGCATGTGGCAGCGCGCGGGTATCGTCGCGGTCGAGATGGAGGCCGCTGCGCTGTTCGTGATCGCTTCGCTGCACGGCATCGAGACCGGAGCGGTGTTCGCGATCGACGGCAACCCGCTCGCTGCGCAGGACGAGTCGATGGACGGCTACGACCCCTACCGCGAGGTCGTGACCCGCGCGGTCGACGGGGCGCTCGAGACCGCACTCGACGTGCTCGTGGCGTAG
- a CDS encoding S-ribosylhomocysteine lyase, with the protein MSDVELAEVESFSLDHTKVLAPYVRLIGVEHGPKGDAISNYDIRLVQPNRGEIPTAGLHTIEHTIAGLLRTRLDGLIDISPFGCRTGFHMIVWGEPTPEQVGAAIKSSLEDLVERVTWDDVPGTEAVSCGNYRDHSLHSAKEWAKQVLDQGISLDAFDRSRLA; encoded by the coding sequence ATGAGCGATGTCGAACTTGCCGAGGTTGAGAGCTTCTCCCTGGATCACACGAAGGTGCTCGCCCCCTACGTGCGCCTGATCGGCGTGGAGCACGGCCCGAAGGGCGACGCGATCTCCAACTACGACATCAGGCTCGTGCAGCCGAACCGGGGAGAGATCCCGACCGCCGGCCTGCACACCATCGAGCACACGATCGCCGGGCTGCTGCGCACGCGCCTCGACGGGCTCATCGACATCTCGCCCTTCGGCTGCCGCACCGGCTTCCACATGATCGTCTGGGGCGAGCCGACCCCGGAGCAGGTGGGCGCGGCCATCAAGAGCTCGCTAGAGGATCTGGTCGAGCGCGTGACCTGGGACGACGTGCCCGGCACCGAGGCCGTCAGCTGCGGCAACTACCGCGACCACAGCCTGCACTCCGCGAAGGAGTGGGCGAAGCAGGTGCTGGATCAGGGCATCAGCCTCGACGCGTTCGATCGCTCCCGCCTGGCATAG